One Pieris brassicae chromosome 11, ilPieBrab1.1, whole genome shotgun sequence DNA window includes the following coding sequences:
- the LOC123716447 gene encoding meckelin-like — protein MCQPCNGTELISADATTCVPRRCQKSGGRVVCRKCPSDYISVTQNFDGSPMKEVTCFKCHRGYKAYDNKCVKCEVCSCGRNEMAVSGKCLPKKYVMERPKYSDNKLHPNALLDIVKLEYLCTQADTRACHALARECVKYLYLTDLAGPCRLWLQKNGTYDVDCTKNITDLNSDFGKLFELFIPGENYKAFPISILKPDGNFVQKGSWPRSKFRKIFLIDKILSTTTNMTTIVYLRKLLIAFRIERGLKESLKLYIHTEAHFAIKSPLVQQITTTLLVDHEMPYASVYRGLEIWGAILSLLFCIYALVQWRSVIRRGGLYISIIPLIASATADGIYFATSFSTLHALAAEAGNLGITLPLSQTEENIIKIVLYSVIILKSLKVVWINWNQCRVDVFFIDWLQHHSSISDLPTTGYRHDWRSILLAKEWMEWQAKRRSSPIATVICTLGILQITEQWNSYIPKSIGYKWVIATIVWWFSYTIIFLINWIKQRFLARPMSLLKSCSGAELSLIVFQEEFYAHYVHGRNEDFDSSMNFPGPLATCRVVCATQIRTVYKKLAHNGNGKYYSNRLLLSKFLSAFFERALDGLSWVAIERTLLERLLDVELTNSEGSNVSTLLYDINDNTPSCLALTWWGEEWTLATFDCMLFGSIFVGTNNLLLAAITTILIYQMLKELRLWFGSRNLKQKTGIKVE, from the exons ATGTGTCAGCCATGCAATGGAACAGAACTGATATCTGCTGATGCCACCACTTGTGTGCCTCGAAGGTGCCAAAAGTCAGGTGGACGAGTCGTATGCAGGAAGTGCCCCTCTGATTATATATCCG TCACACAAAACTTCGACGGGTCGCCAATGAAGGAAGTAACATGCTTCAAGTGCCATCGTGGGTACAAGGCTTATGATAACAAATGTGTTAAGTGCGAGGTTTGTTCATGTGGGAGAAATGAGATGGCCGTTAGTGGAAAATGTCTGCCCAAGAAATATGTTATGGAGAGGCCGAAATATagtgataataaattacaCCCAAATGCTCTCTTGGATATTGTTAAACTGGAGTATTTATGTACG caAGCAGATACCAGAGCGTGTCACGCTCTAGCTAGGGAGtgtgtcaaatatttatacctCACAGATTTGGCAGGACCATGTAGACTTTGGCTTCAGAAAAATGGTACCTACGA CGTTGATTGTACGAAAAATATTACGGATCTTAATTCGGATTTTGGAAAATTATTCGAGCTTTTTATACCCGGTGAAAACTATAAGGCTTTCCCAATCTCCATTCTAAAACCTGATGGTAACTTTGTTcag AAGGGTTCATGGCCTCGATCAAAATTTCGAAAGATATTTTTGATCGATAAAATTCTTTCTACGACAACAAATATGACAACAATAGTCTACCTGAGAAAACTTCTGATTGCTTTTAG AATTGAAAGAGGATTAAAAGAATCGTTAAAGCTCTACATCCACACTGAAGCACATTTTGCTATAAAATCGCCTTTGGTTCAGCAAATAACAACGACTCTACTTGTTGATCACGAAATGCCCTATGCTAGCGTATATCGAGGATTAGAA ATATGGGGAGCTATCCTTAGTTTATTGTTCTGCATCTATGCCCTTGTTCAGTGGCGCAGCGTTATCCGTAGAGGTggattatatatttctatcatTCCTTTAATTGCATCGGCTACGGCTGACGgcatatatttt gcAACTTCATTCTCAACTCTCCACGCATTGGCTGCTGAGGCGGGAAACCTTGGAATAACATTACCTCTCTCACAAacagaagaaaatataattaaaatcgtattgtattcagtaattattttaaag AGTTTAAAAGTAGTGTGGATAAACTGGAATCAATGTAGAgttgatgtattttttatagactgGTTACAACATCATTCCTCAATCTCAG atttgccaACCACCGGATATAGGCATGACTGGAGATCGATTTTGCTTGCTAAAGAGTGGATGGAATGGCAGGCGAAACGGAGATCATCACCAATAGCTACAGTTATTTGTACTCTTGGAATATTGCAA ataACAGAGCAGTGGAACTCGTATATTCCTAAAAGTATTGGATATAAATGGGTTATTGCGACTATAGTATGGTGGTTTTCGTATaccataattttcttaataaattggataaaacaaagatttctCGCAAGACCAATGAGTTTATTGAAATCATGTTCGGGGGCTGAACTGTCACTTATAGTGTTTCAAGAGGAATTTTATGCACATTATGTTCATGGGAG aaatgagGACTTTGACAGCAGTATGAATTTTCCGGGCCCCCTTGCAACATGTCGGGTCGTGTGTGCAACACAAATAAG AACTGTGTACAAAAAACTTGCACACAATGGTAACGGTAAATATTAC TCGAACCGTCTACTCTTATCCAAGTTCCTTTCGGCTTTCTTTGAAAGG GCTCTTGATGGTTTAAGTTGGGTGGCGATTGAACGTACACTACTAGAGAGACTTCTGGATGTAGAGTTAACAAACAGCGAAGGAAGCAATGTGAGCACTTTGCTGTATGACATCAATGACAACACGCCATCTTGTTTGGCTTTAACAtg GTGGGGTGAAGAATGGACGCTGGCAACATTCGACTGTATGTTATTTGGCTCGATTTTCGTTGGTACTAATAATTTGTTACTTGCAGCTATAACAACAATTCTAATATACCAA ATGCTGAAAGAATTGCGACTGTGGTTTGGGTCTAGGAATCTCAAGCAAAAAACTGGCATTAAAGTCGAATAA
- the LOC123716449 gene encoding atrial natriuretic peptide receptor 1-like: MKIDAELNNTAWRVRPEEVLVEVATGIGTTPVLHSINEVLKLSLGWNIRNTNSVGTQSITLSSFTVGLYKGNRVAVKKIHRKKLDLNKKLLWEIKQARNVSHENTARFIGACVDCPLVFILTEYCPKGSLKDVLANEELQLDWNFRTSLVHDIVQGMCYLHSGLGAHGKLRSSNCLIDGRFVLKISDYGLNTLCTPTDLIKDDSYYYKLLWTAPELVAGSVYPGIVASLKGDVYSFGIILEEIVLRAGPFHHYTSTMSNKEIVSRVCAHECPPFRPVVGVTEPAANGGGGAATELLELAARCWVESPDDRPTFDAINANYIKGYCDNLMDDLLSRMEQYANNLESLVEEKTEQLSLEKKRSEELLYQVLPRPVAQQLMAGEVVQPESFECVTVYFSDIVGFTELCAASTPMQVVDLLNDLYSTFDRIIGFYDVYKVETIGDAYMVVSGLPERNGDQHAREICLMALAIVEAVRTFVVRHRPTHRLEVRIGIHSGPVCAGVVGVKMPHYCLFGDTVNTASRMESTGQPLRIHLSESTRSLLDQWGTFVVERRGDVELKGRGRMLTHWLVHCSEPEARLVHEPQPPPQYPILFPAIQPPIIHTPYLVVEPPTIAA; this comes from the exons ATGAAAATCGATGCGGAATTGAATAACACAGCATGGCGTGTGAGACCTGAAGAGGTTCTTGTTGAAGTGGCCACTGGCATTGGAACCACGCCCGTTCTTCACAGCATTAATGAGGTGTTAAAG CTATCTCTAGGTTGGAACATACGCAACACAAATTCAGTCGGCACTCAGTCGATAACATTGTCATCATTTACCGTTGGTCTGTATAAGGGAAACAGAGTGGCTGTGAAGAAgatacatagaaagaaattggatttaaataaaaaactcttGTGGGAGATAAAACAG GCCCGCAACGTGTCTCACGAAAACACAGCGCGCTTTATCGGCGCATGTGTGGACTGCCCGTTGGTGTTTATTCTCACTGAGTACTGTCCTAAGGGCTCCTTGAAGGATGTGCTTGCGAATGAGGAGTTACAACTTGATTGGAACTTCAGGACTTCCCTCGTGCATGATATTGTACAG GGTATGTGTTACCTACATAGTGGATTAGGAGCACACGGCAAACTCCGCTCGTCGAATTGTTTGATTGACGGACGCTTCGTGCTCAAAATATCCGACTACGGGCTTAACACACTATGCACGCCCACTGACTTGATAAAGGATGATTCTTATTATTACA AGTTATTATGGACAGCGCCAGAACTAGTGGCAGGAAGTGTGTATCCCGGTATAGTGGCCTCGCTTAAAGGGGACGTATACAGTTTCGGAATAATATTAGAGGAGATTGTGCTGAGAGCTGGCCCATTTCACCATTATACTTCTACTATGTCAAATAAAG AAATTGTGTCTCGTGTGTGTGCCCACGAGTGCCCCCCTTTTCGGCCCGTAGTGGGGGTTACTGAACCAGCGGCTAATGGAGGAGGGGGTGCCGCCACTGAGCTACTGGAACTGGCTGCCCGATGCTGGGTAGAGTCGCCCGATGACAGACCGACCTTTGATGCTATTAACgctaattatattaa AGGCTACTGCGATAATCTCATGGATGATCTTTTGAGCCGAATGGAGCAGTATGCCAACAACTTGGAGTCACTTGTTGAAGAAAAAACTGAACAGTTATCGTTAGAGAAAAAACGGTCTGAGGAGTTATTATACCAGGTTTTGCCAAG GCCAGTCGCTCAGCAGCTTATGGCAGGCGAAGTGGTCCAACCAGAGAGCTTCGAATGTGTGACAGTGTACTTCAGTGACATTGTAGGCTTTACCGAACTCTGCGCGGCCTCCACACCTATGCAGGTTGTGGACCTGCTAAACGATCTGTATAGCACCTTTGACCGGATCATCGGGTTTTATGACGTTTataaa gTAGAAACTATAGGTGATGCGTATATGGTGGTATCGGGTCTACCAGAACGTAATGGAGATCAGCATGCAAGAGAAATATGTCTCATGGCCCTCGCTATAGTAGAGGCTGTCAGGACTTTTGTCGTCCGCCATCGTCCCACGCATAGGCTTGAG GTGAGGATAGGTATTCATTCTGGGCCAGTGTGTGCGGGTGTAGTAGGAGTGAAGATGCCACACTACTGTCTTTTTGGAGACACTGTCAATACTGCTAGTCGTATGGAGTCTACTGGACAAC caCTCCGTATACATTTAAGCGAAAGTACGCGGTCACTTCTGGACCAATGGGGCACATTTGTGGTCGAGCGTCGTGGCGATGTGGAACTAAAGGGACGCGGTCGAATGCTAACACATTGGCTGGTCCATTGCTCTGAACCAGAAGCCCGTCTGGTTCATGAACCGCAACCACCGCCCCAGTACCCCATTTTATTCCCCGCTATTCAACCCCCAATCATACACACGCCTTATTTAGTAGTTGAACCACCTACAATTGCAGCTTAA